One window of the Pieris brassicae chromosome 2, ilPieBrab1.1, whole genome shotgun sequence genome contains the following:
- the LOC123719970 gene encoding ATP-binding cassette sub-family G member 1-like, translating to MAGALAKLQGLGQKMRGKEHNECRTLNVNIPPATNVDIEFRNISMNVSMGITGNKKKTILNNVSGLFKSGHLTAIMGPSGAGKSSLLNALTGFCLNGVEGTVRAGEVVCKIRKDTSSNALRAYRKKSCYILQDDRLDPLFTVKELMTFAADCKLGNMITPKLKRTIISDILETLGLKGHENTRAGNLSGGQRKRLSIAVELIDNPPVVYLDEPTTGLDSLTTNQCISMLKDLAKGGRTIVCTIHQPTALIYKMFDQVYILAEGMCIYDGSSESTVSYLSSMGFNCPVYHNPADYILEIANGEYGKFNELMAARCIRDQKIEKVPPHSEQETPSHLSYGKMSIMVNQPHEAYRFGVLFKRSLRQQYRDWTVTHLKVILHLCLGIILGLVFDNAGNDGSKTFSNLGFLLISTTYLCYTSVMPAVLRFPDALPVLKKENFNNWYGLKTYYAATLVTTIPIQIWYSFVYSLPAYTITGQPLELSRFVMFVLILANVTLLADAIGNVIGSCLNPINGTFCGAIITCIMLGFAGFLVLLPHMHPIMQFISYGSFLRHAFEGLVLSIYSYGRTPIYCPDSVGYCHMRYPKELMKELCMKPDNYWTDVAILLSEIVILRIVGYLTLRRMIKKAN from the exons aaaaaaaaacaatcctGAACAATGTCTCGGGACTGTTCAAATCCGGCCACCTCACTGCCATAATGGGGCCATCAGGTGCAGGAAAATCATCGCTTCTGAACGCACTCACTGGATTCTG tttAAACGGTGTAGAAGGCACAGTCAGAGCTGGTGAAGTagtatgtaaaataagaaAGGATACATCGAGTAACGCGCTACGAGCTTATAGAAAGAAATCCTGCTACATACTTCAAGATGACCGCCTGGATCCGCTTTTTACAGTCAAAGAACTTATGACTTTCGCTGCGGATTGCAAACTGGGGAACATGATCACTCCAAAGCTAAAAAGAACTATA ATATCAGATATATTGGAAACACTCGGGTTAAAAGGCCACGAGAACACAAGGGCTGGCAATCTCTCTGGCGGTCAGAGAAAGAGGTTGTCTATCGCAGTGGAGCTAATTGACAACCCTCCAGTCGTATATCTGGATGAACCAACAAC TGGTCTCGATAGTCTTACAACAAATCAGTGTATTAGCATGCTGAAAGATCTCGCAAAAGGCGGACGCACAATTGTTTGCACCATACATCAACCTACTGcacttatttacaaaatgtttgatcag GTGTACATACTTGCTGAAGGAATGTGCATTTACGATGGGTCTAGTGAAAGCACTGTGTCATACTTATCATCTATGGGTTTTAACTGTCCTGTATACCACAACCCTGCTGATTACA ttttaGAAATCGCAAACGGAGAATATGGAAAGTTCAATGAACTGATGGCAGCGCGGTGTATCCGGGATCAAAAGATTGAGAAGGTCCCTCCGCATTCAGAGCAAGAAACTCCCTCACATCTATCTTACGGCAAGATGTCAATCATGGTCAATCAACCTCATGAGGCATACAGGTTTGGAGTACTTTTCAAACGGAGTCTGAGACAACAGTATAGAGATTGG ACTGTGACGCATCTAAAAGTGATATTACATCTATGCCTCGGTATCATTCTTGGATTGGTATTTGATAATGCAGGCAACGATGGATCAAAAACATTTAGTAATCTTGGCTTCCTCCTCATATCAACTACCTATCTCTGCTACACGTCTGTTATGCCAGCTGTACTCAGAT TTCCCGACGCTTTACctgtattaaaaaaggaaaattttaataattggtacggtCTGAAGACGTATTATGCAGCTACTTTGGTTACCACGATTCCAATACAA ATATGGTACAGTTTTGTGTACTCCCTGCCAGCATATACGATTACTGGACAACCGCTCGAGCTTTCTCGATTTGTCATGTTTGTGCTCATCCTTGCCAACGTTACTCTTTTGGCTGATGCGATAGGCAATGTCATCGGATCCTGTCTGAACCCTATT AATGGAACATTTTGTGGCGCAATTATAACGTGTATTATGCTCGGTTTTGCTGGTTTCCTGGTTCTGCTGCCTCATATGCACCCCATCATGCAGTTTATATCATATGGATCTTTTCTAAGACACGCCTTCGAGGGTTTGGTCTTATCTATCTACTCATATGGAAGAACACCTATTTACTGCCCAGACAGTGTAGGTTACTGTCATATGAG gTATCCCAAAGAATTAATGAAGGAGCTTTGTATGAAACCAGACAACTACTGGACGGACGTTGCCATACTCCTATCAGAGATTGTTATTTTGAGGATAGTTGGTTACTTGACACTGAGACGTATGATCAAAAAAGCTAATTAG